One Vicinamibacterales bacterium DNA window includes the following coding sequences:
- a CDS encoding lipocalin-like domain-containing protein, whose amino-acid sequence MHRHARFSLVVLAATVAWTAPGHGQTTLRSRLVGAWRLVGTEQVIDGQAPTPGAVTVGMLVYTADGHMQAQLTSTDRPKARMADAAPADLRAIARYTAYFGTFTVDEAAGTVTHHRDGTFGPGERDFVRSIDLRGTRLVLTTPSTVVDGKARYSRILWERLDAAPAAPGFRAGARQAVAGTWALVEHKTLLPGGEVRRSFGPAPKGLFFFLPDGYTAVQIVNPERPATALDRAGDDDVRALGRTYLAYFGRYDVDPATHKIVVHTTADLNPGNTGADQVRFFELAGDTLTLQPPPSARPGGGQQVSRITWRRVTGG is encoded by the coding sequence ATGCATCGACACGCGCGCTTCAGTCTCGTGGTCCTGGCGGCGACGGTCGCCTGGACGGCACCCGGGCACGGCCAGACGACGCTTCGGTCGCGCCTCGTCGGCGCCTGGCGTCTGGTCGGCACGGAGCAGGTGATCGACGGCCAGGCCCCCACGCCCGGCGCGGTCACGGTCGGCATGCTCGTCTACACGGCCGACGGCCACATGCAGGCCCAGTTGACGTCGACCGATCGGCCGAAGGCCCGGATGGCCGACGCCGCCCCCGCCGACCTTCGCGCCATTGCCCGCTACACGGCGTACTTCGGCACCTTCACGGTGGACGAGGCGGCCGGCACCGTCACCCACCATCGGGACGGCACGTTCGGCCCGGGCGAGCGCGACTTCGTGCGGAGCATCGACCTGCGCGGCACGCGCCTGGTCCTGACGACGCCGTCCACCGTCGTCGACGGAAAGGCGCGCTACTCTCGCATCCTCTGGGAACGCCTCGACGCGGCCCCGGCGGCCCCCGGGTTCAGGGCGGGCGCGCGCCAGGCCGTGGCCGGCACGTGGGCGCTCGTCGAGCACAAGACGCTCCTGCCGGGCGGCGAGGTCCGCCGCTCGTTCGGCCCGGCGCCGAAGGGGCTGTTCTTCTTCCTGCCGGACGGATACACCGCCGTCCAGATCGTGAATCCCGAGCGGCCCGCCACGGCGCTCGACCGGGCCGGCGACGACGACGTCCGCGCCCTGGGGCGCACCTACCTCGCCTACTTCGGGCGCTACGACGTGGACCCGGCCACGCACAAGATCGTGGTGCACACGACGGCCGACCTCAATCCGGGGAACACCGGCGCGGACCAGGTCCGCTTCTTCGAACTCGCCGGCGACACCCTGACGCTGCAGCCGCCGCCGTCGGCCCGTCCCGGCGGCGGCCAGCAGGTGTCCCGCATCACCTGGCGCCGGGTCACGGGAGGCTGA
- a CDS encoding MBL fold metallo-hydrolase — protein sequence MAVRYIDDDFVTVRAEPAARARVKVTLAFGDPVEILETSAGFTRVRVLSYFDGPFEGFVKGVPPTRDTGVLSFSLVDVQQGDGMVLETPAGKVMFIDGGDNKLFARHVAARFLHRRSTAEAPLEVEALVVTHGDGDHFDGLNDIVRSETLGTAERRKRIFIHPKRVYHNGLLKAPTRDAAGKTIPDVRQFGRTVTADGRPYVVDLYDDTRTAPAEAANVYFERWHQSLTHWEARGPILCRRLAHGMDGTALFDFLQEEGITVEVQGPFTTLVDDPATGHAVPGLPFLPAPDPSAVMHLEHDDHHGAPSASHTINGHSVALRLTYGHVRIALTGDLNRDAMQAMFERLPMAAFESEIVKAPHHGSADFDFATLRAMRPVVAVVSSGDENATKEYIHPRATLMSALGHVMRGDTGVIFSTELAAFFSTRDEAYTVADLKRFFTDRKDESFTGADVAKLIGKGAADGGPGGRFFAFERTNFGIVHLRTDGERVLVFTHSGKAGLNEGYRFTVSASHEVTFARTLQTR from the coding sequence ATGGCCGTGCGCTACATCGACGACGACTTCGTGACCGTGCGCGCCGAGCCAGCGGCGAGGGCACGGGTGAAGGTGACGCTGGCGTTCGGGGATCCGGTGGAGATCCTGGAGACATCCGCCGGGTTCACGCGCGTCCGGGTCCTGTCCTACTTCGACGGGCCCTTCGAGGGGTTCGTGAAGGGCGTGCCGCCCACGCGCGACACGGGCGTGCTGTCCTTCTCGCTGGTGGACGTGCAGCAGGGCGACGGGATGGTGCTCGAGACGCCGGCCGGCAAGGTGATGTTCATCGACGGCGGCGACAACAAGCTCTTCGCGCGGCACGTCGCCGCCCGCTTCCTGCACCGCCGGAGCACGGCCGAGGCGCCGCTCGAGGTCGAGGCGCTGGTGGTCACCCACGGTGACGGCGACCACTTCGACGGCCTGAACGACATCGTCCGTTCCGAGACGCTGGGGACGGCCGAGCGCCGCAAGCGGATCTTCATCCACCCGAAGCGCGTGTACCACAACGGACTGCTCAAGGCGCCCACGCGCGATGCCGCCGGGAAGACGATTCCCGACGTCCGGCAGTTCGGGCGAACCGTGACGGCGGACGGGCGCCCCTACGTCGTGGACCTGTACGACGACACGCGGACGGCCCCGGCCGAGGCCGCCAACGTGTACTTCGAGCGCTGGCACCAGAGCCTCACGCACTGGGAGGCGCGGGGGCCGATCCTGTGCCGGCGGCTCGCCCACGGCATGGACGGGACGGCGCTCTTCGACTTCCTCCAGGAGGAAGGCATCACGGTGGAGGTGCAGGGCCCGTTCACGACGCTGGTGGACGATCCAGCGACGGGCCACGCCGTGCCGGGGCTGCCGTTCCTGCCCGCGCCGGATCCCTCGGCGGTGATGCACCTGGAGCACGACGACCACCACGGCGCGCCGTCGGCGTCGCACACGATCAACGGCCACTCCGTGGCCCTGCGCCTCACGTACGGCCACGTCCGGATCGCGCTCACGGGCGACCTGAACCGCGACGCCATGCAGGCGATGTTCGAACGGCTGCCGATGGCGGCCTTCGAGAGCGAGATCGTCAAGGCCCCGCACCACGGCTCGGCGGACTTCGACTTCGCGACGCTGCGGGCGATGCGGCCGGTCGTGGCGGTGGTGTCGTCGGGCGACGAGAACGCCACGAAGGAGTACATCCACCCGCGCGCGACCCTGATGTCGGCGCTGGGCCACGTCATGCGCGGCGACACGGGCGTCATCTTCAGCACCGAGCTGGCGGCGTTCTTCTCGACGCGCGACGAGGCCTACACCGTGGCGGACCTCAAGCGGTTCTTCACGGATCGCAAGGACGAGTCGTTCACCGGCGCGGACGTGGCGAAGCTGATCGGCAAGGGCGCGGCGGACGGCGGCCCGGGCGGGCGGTTCTTCGCCTTCGAGCGCACGAACTTCGGCATCGTCCACCTGCGCACCGACGGTGAGCGCGTCCTCGTCTTCACCCACAGCGGCAAGGCCGGCCTGAACGAGGGCTACCGCTTCACGGTCTCGGCGTCGCACGAGGTGACGTTCGCGAGGACCCTGCAGACCCGCTGA
- a CDS encoding polysaccharide deacetylase family protein, translated as MSGTGRGVVLMYHRVAAPQADPWALSVTPAAFDDQMAMLRAEMHPMSLTELAAAIRGGHVPERAVAVTFDDGYADTVSAAWPRLRAHGVPATIFLATGYVGGRTEFWWDFVARVFLEPGPRPAHLALTIGGRRHSWPLGARPAAPGPAGAGWRADDPPPTLWHAAYREVWGLLQQCGEEERRDRLAELAGWAGEASPGASDAVAMTAGDIATLSCDPLITFGAHTVTHPLLASLPVEAQRREIRESVSAVRALGGGPVTTLSYPYGSHSDATVAAVAEAGVAVACTTAPGAAGPSTDLLRVPRLQALEWDGRMLRDRLTALAPAR; from the coding sequence ATGAGCGGCACGGGGCGGGGCGTCGTCCTGATGTACCACCGCGTGGCCGCGCCCCAGGCGGATCCGTGGGCCCTCTCGGTCACGCCCGCGGCCTTCGACGACCAGATGGCGATGCTGCGCGCCGAGATGCACCCGATGTCCCTGACCGAGCTCGCGGCGGCCATCCGCGGCGGGCACGTGCCGGAGCGGGCCGTGGCCGTCACCTTCGACGATGGCTACGCCGACACCGTGTCGGCCGCCTGGCCGCGCCTGCGGGCGCACGGCGTGCCGGCCACCATCTTCCTGGCGACGGGGTACGTGGGCGGGCGGACCGAGTTCTGGTGGGACTTCGTGGCTCGGGTCTTCCTGGAGCCGGGGCCGCGCCCCGCGCACCTGGCGCTCACGATCGGCGGACGGCGGCACTCCTGGCCGCTCGGGGCGCGACCGGCGGCGCCAGGTCCGGCCGGCGCCGGCTGGCGGGCCGACGACCCACCGCCGACGCTCTGGCACGCGGCCTACCGCGAGGTGTGGGGCCTGTTGCAGCAGTGCGGCGAGGAGGAACGGCGCGACCGCCTGGCGGAACTGGCCGGCTGGGCGGGCGAAGCGAGTCCCGGCGCGTCCGACGCGGTGGCGATGACGGCCGGCGACATCGCCACGCTGTCGTGCGATCCCCTGATCACGTTCGGCGCGCATACGGTCACGCACCCCCTGCTCGCATCGCTGCCGGTGGAGGCGCAGCGGCGCGAGATCCGCGAAAGCGTCTCGGCGGTCCGCGCCCTCGGCGGCGGGCCGGTCACGACCTTGTCGTACCCCTACGGCAGCCATTCGGACGCCACCGTGGCCGCGGTTGCGGAGGCGGGCGTGGCCGTGGCGTGCACGACGGCGCCCGGTGCCGCGGGGCCCTCCACCGATCTCCTCCGGGTGCCGCGGCTGCAGGCCCTGGAGTGGGACGGCCGGATGCTGCGCGACCGGCTCACGGCCCTGGCTCCCGCGCGCTGA
- a CDS encoding glycosyltransferase, which produces MASRPLLSVLASGLADRLQRWRLPLARSGGGRRPRVLATAGWVFPSASQGFVYDELTSLADAGVELCVVYGEVDPAVSLAPRWASVWDARRRLDVDDAVAAEAVAHYRQRMPEKVDRLLTLLARATGLDVATVQAHPHVGQAFAFTRVAEAWRPDYLHSYFFYEASLFVFVASMLLDLPRGVSAYTDHALADYPLKMVSWHLRQCRVIVSPSAAVRDELLALAPAVPEDRVLVAPPRGGSNGAAGSATAGRDRGLADRVSRLVASRTARPAAAGAAEAPLVSVVTIFKDAERFLALAVESVLLQSYDRWELLLVDDGSTDGSTALARRFAEEFPGRIRYLEHEGHGWRGMSATRNLGTRHARGELVAFLDADDVWLPEKLERQVALMTAAPDVAMLFGAAEYWHSATGRPEDRLRDHVPPQGVAVDRAYEPRALTTRLYPLGTGTAPCPSDLMVRKAALDRVGGFEEHFQGARQLYEDQGFLSKLYLTGTTFISSERWTRYRIHPESCVATVTASGRYLAVREYFLTWFERQLSSQGIADPDIDRAVRSARDLVRAGIDLPRLDGGTAATPSASGDRPALPERGSLRPGAVDFGALRRVEPVSRQWGFDRGLAVDRFYIERFLETHAADIRGRVLEIEDRMYTTRFGGGRVGVSDVLHVNHDNPKATIVGDLTRADHIPSDTFDCVILTQTLQLIFDTRAALATLHRILAPGGVLLATFPGITRVSGEEWGGSWYWSFTSASARRLFAEPFGAGGATIEAHGNVLAASAFLYGLAVEDLTRAELEHRDPDYEMLITARAVKGAGA; this is translated from the coding sequence ATGGCGTCGCGTCCCCTCCTCTCCGTCCTGGCCAGCGGCCTCGCCGACCGGCTCCAGCGCTGGCGTCTGCCCCTGGCGCGCTCGGGGGGCGGCCGCCGCCCGCGAGTCCTGGCCACGGCGGGCTGGGTGTTCCCGTCGGCCAGCCAGGGGTTCGTCTACGACGAGCTGACGTCGCTGGCCGACGCCGGCGTGGAGCTGTGCGTCGTCTACGGCGAGGTCGATCCGGCCGTGTCGCTGGCGCCGCGCTGGGCCTCGGTCTGGGACGCCCGGCGGCGGCTCGACGTCGACGACGCCGTCGCGGCGGAGGCGGTCGCGCACTACCGGCAGCGGATGCCGGAGAAGGTCGACCGCCTGCTGACACTCCTGGCGCGCGCCACGGGACTCGACGTCGCGACGGTCCAGGCGCATCCCCACGTCGGACAGGCCTTCGCGTTCACGCGGGTGGCCGAGGCCTGGCGTCCCGACTACCTGCACTCGTACTTCTTCTACGAGGCGTCGCTGTTCGTCTTCGTGGCCTCGATGCTGCTCGACCTGCCACGCGGTGTCAGTGCCTACACCGATCACGCGCTGGCTGACTACCCGCTGAAGATGGTGTCCTGGCACCTGCGCCAGTGCCGGGTGATCGTGTCGCCGTCGGCGGCGGTCCGCGACGAGCTGCTCGCGCTGGCGCCGGCGGTGCCGGAGGATCGGGTGCTCGTGGCCCCGCCGCGCGGCGGTTCGAACGGCGCGGCCGGCTCCGCGACGGCGGGCCGCGACCGCGGCCTCGCCGACCGCGTGTCACGGCTGGTGGCGTCACGCACGGCGCGGCCGGCGGCGGCCGGCGCGGCCGAGGCCCCGCTGGTGTCGGTCGTGACGATCTTCAAGGACGCGGAGCGCTTCCTCGCGCTGGCGGTCGAGAGCGTGCTCCTGCAGTCCTACGACCGGTGGGAACTCCTCCTGGTGGACGACGGCTCGACCGACGGCAGCACCGCGCTCGCCCGGCGCTTCGCCGAGGAGTTCCCGGGCCGCATCCGCTACCTCGAACACGAGGGGCACGGCTGGCGCGGCATGAGCGCCACACGGAACCTCGGCACCCGTCACGCGCGAGGCGAGCTGGTGGCGTTCCTGGACGCCGACGACGTGTGGCTGCCCGAGAAGCTCGAGCGGCAGGTGGCCCTGATGACGGCCGCCCCGGACGTCGCGATGCTGTTCGGCGCCGCCGAGTACTGGCACAGCGCCACCGGACGTCCCGAGGACCGCCTCCGCGATCACGTGCCGCCGCAGGGCGTCGCCGTGGACCGGGCGTACGAGCCGAGGGCGCTCACCACGCGGCTCTATCCCCTGGGCACGGGCACGGCCCCTTGTCCCTCGGACCTCATGGTCCGCAAGGCGGCGCTCGATCGGGTCGGCGGCTTCGAGGAGCATTTCCAGGGCGCGCGCCAGCTCTACGAGGATCAGGGCTTCCTCTCGAAGCTCTATCTCACGGGCACGACCTTCATCTCGAGCGAGCGCTGGACGCGCTACCGGATCCACCCGGAGTCCTGCGTGGCCACGGTGACGGCCTCCGGTCGGTACCTGGCCGTGCGGGAGTACTTCCTGACCTGGTTCGAGCGCCAGTTGTCCAGCCAGGGGATTGCGGATCCGGACATCGACCGGGCCGTACGGAGCGCCAGGGATCTCGTTCGGGCCGGCATCGACCTACCGCGGCTGGACGGCGGCACCGCCGCGACCCCGTCCGCGTCGGGCGACCGGCCGGCGCTGCCCGAGCGGGGCAGCCTCCGGCCCGGTGCCGTGGACTTCGGCGCGCTCAGGCGTGTCGAGCCCGTGAGCCGACAGTGGGGGTTCGATCGCGGCCTCGCCGTGGACCGCTTCTACATCGAGCGCTTCCTCGAGACGCACGCGGCCGACATCCGCGGCCGGGTGCTCGAGATCGAGGACCGCATGTACACCACGCGCTTCGGCGGCGGGCGCGTGGGAGTGAGCGACGTCCTGCACGTGAACCACGACAACCCCAAGGCGACGATCGTCGGGGACCTGACGCGGGCCGATCACATCCCCTCGGACACGTTCGACTGCGTGATACTCACCCAGACGCTGCAGCTCATCTTCGATACGCGCGCCGCGCTGGCCACGCTGCACCGGATCCTGGCGCCCGGCGGCGTCCTCCTGGCCACGTTCCCGGGCATCACCCGCGTCAGCGGCGAGGAGTGGGGCGGGTCGTGGTACTGGAGCTTCACCTCCGCGTCGGCGCGACGGCTGTTCGCCGAGCCCTTCGGCGCGGGTGGCGCCACGATCGAGGCGCACGGCAACGTGCTGGCGGCCTCGGCCTTCCTGTACGGCCTGGCCGTCGAGGACCTGACCCGCGCCGAGCTCGAGCACCGCGACCCCGACTACGAGATGCTCATCACCGCGCGCGCGGTCAAGGGCGCGGGCGCATGA
- a CDS encoding glycosyltransferase codes for MTTQVSVVVPAFNAGATLARSIESLIDQTSPAWEAIIVDDGSADGTADIARTFAARDVRVQVATQHHGGESAARNAGVARATAPWLLFLDADDWIAPQHLERMVGALSADPRLDAVHCRHVRVAPDGAEVHDDFVPPTGDLFATLARRAAFPVHACVVRRALVERVGRFDTSLPKSPDWDLWQRIARTGARFGHVPEVLAYYRMQPHSASLDGEGMLRHGLTILRRGHARDPRVANPHPAHATGEPPSGVVTQQYYLASWCAGLVIGRGGDAALLLDHLGRESFRELYPDAVAECLFGSVPLARCLPPSGWGRLWPGLRPEVEGYLRALERRSGARGLALRAVSALERRIQGVAVEAAASPWSRGDGRDADRSQQTG; via the coding sequence ATGACGACGCAGGTGTCGGTCGTCGTGCCGGCCTTCAATGCCGGCGCCACCCTGGCGCGTTCGATCGAGTCGCTGATCGATCAGACCTCTCCAGCCTGGGAGGCCATCATCGTGGACGACGGGTCCGCGGATGGCACCGCGGACATCGCCCGCACGTTTGCCGCGCGGGATGTCCGCGTTCAGGTGGCCACGCAGCACCACGGCGGCGAGAGCGCCGCGCGCAACGCCGGCGTGGCGCGCGCGACGGCGCCCTGGCTCCTGTTCCTCGACGCCGACGACTGGATTGCCCCGCAGCACCTGGAGCGGATGGTCGGCGCGCTGTCGGCGGACCCGCGGCTCGACGCCGTCCATTGCCGCCACGTCCGGGTGGCGCCGGACGGCGCGGAGGTGCACGACGACTTCGTCCCGCCCACGGGCGACCTCTTCGCCACCCTGGCCCGGCGCGCGGCCTTTCCCGTACATGCGTGCGTGGTGCGGCGGGCGCTCGTGGAGCGCGTCGGGCGCTTCGATACGTCCCTGCCGAAATCGCCCGACTGGGATCTCTGGCAGCGGATCGCGCGCACGGGCGCGCGGTTCGGACACGTCCCCGAGGTGCTGGCGTACTACCGGATGCAGCCGCACTCGGCGTCGCTCGACGGCGAGGGCATGCTGCGCCACGGGCTCACGATCCTGCGGCGCGGGCATGCTCGCGATCCCCGCGTCGCCAATCCGCATCCCGCCCACGCCACGGGCGAGCCGCCGTCGGGCGTCGTGACGCAGCAGTACTACCTGGCCTCGTGGTGCGCCGGCCTCGTCATCGGGCGGGGCGGCGACGCCGCCCTGCTCCTGGACCATCTGGGGCGCGAGTCGTTCCGCGAGCTGTACCCGGACGCGGTCGCCGAGTGCCTCTTCGGCTCCGTGCCGCTCGCGCGGTGCCTGCCGCCATCGGGGTGGGGCCGGCTCTGGCCGGGCCTGCGCCCCGAGGTGGAGGGCTACCTGCGCGCGTTGGAGCGCCGGAGCGGCGCGCGAGGCCTGGCGCTTCGGGCCGTGTCGGCGCTGGAACGCCGCATTCAGGGCGTCGCGGTCGAGGCGGCGGCCTCGCCGTGGTCGCGCGGCGACGGTCGCGACGCCGACAGGAGCCAGCAGACGGGCTGA
- a CDS encoding helix-turn-helix domain-containing protein: protein MASRRRSTCPVSRVLDVLGDRWSLLVVRDLVRGKRRFSEFAGSPEGIPTNILAERLRRLRARGIVRTRRYTSAPPRLEYVLTDKGAALRPVLAAMAEWGVRHAGGVMPPLPPPPAAGRRTARATSAVR from the coding sequence ATGGCGAGCAGGCGCCGTTCGACGTGCCCCGTGTCGCGCGTGCTGGACGTGCTGGGCGACCGCTGGTCGCTCCTGGTCGTGCGCGATCTCGTGCGGGGCAAGCGCCGGTTCAGCGAGTTCGCCGGCTCGCCCGAGGGCATCCCGACGAACATCCTCGCCGAGCGGCTCCGCCGTTTGAGGGCGCGCGGCATCGTCCGCACCCGTCGCTACACGAGCGCGCCCCCGCGGCTCGAATACGTGCTGACGGACAAGGGCGCCGCGCTCAGGCCCGTGCTGGCGGCGATGGCGGAGTGGGGTGTGCGTCACGCCGGCGGCGTCATGCCGCCGCTGCCGCCGCCGCCGGCGGCCGGGCGCCGGACCGCGCGCGCGACGTCCGCGGTCCGCTGA
- a CDS encoding DUF5916 domain-containing protein — translation MTSCVLLVTLPAAAQSPAVAPPTVVAHRLTAALRVDGVLDDAVYADTPAVGGFVQQEPFESAPATEKTEAWIFFDDRQIYVAARCWETEPSRRVANEMRRDTSQLRQNDTFAVLFDTFHDRRNGFLFYANAIGGFADSQITDEGPPNVDWNTVWSVRTAEFDGGWSIEMAIPFKSLRYGPGRAQTWGLNLRRVVRWKNEWSYLAQVPRALTTFRGILKVSSAGTLTGLEAPVGSRLIEVKPYALGGVSSDRSVTPPVNGDVKGRLGGDFKYGVSQDFTLDLTANTDFAQVEVDEQQVNLTRFNLFFPEKREFFLEGAGTFAFAGRASAGLAAGSGDTPYLFFSRRIGLDGGREVPLVGGGRLAGKRGRTSLGLLNVQTGDEPAANATDANVTVVRVKRDILRRSALGGMLTHRTATPGRSGSNTGYGVDGSFGFFQNLRLDGYLAGTRSAHVSGDTLSYRGFMDYTADRYGVQVERLEVQPNFLPEAGFLRRTDFRRNFALARFSPRPRGVPHLRRVVTQASLNYTTNVGARLDTREQVAQVQTEFTNSDVAAAIYTDSFERLVRPFPIAPGVRIAPGAYDFHNLQLSYTAGQQRRYSGAVVYDQGTFYDGRRRSIALNAARLEVTPQLSVEPSVSVNDVSLRAGSFTATVLRSRLTYTMTPRMYVSGILQYSSTNASAGTNVRFRWEYRPGSELFVVYTDDYNTDAAPDVDTLRNRALVVKVNRLFRP, via the coding sequence ATGACCTCGTGCGTCCTGCTGGTCACCCTGCCCGCCGCCGCGCAGTCGCCGGCGGTGGCGCCGCCCACCGTCGTCGCGCACCGCCTGACGGCGGCCTTGCGCGTGGACGGCGTGCTGGACGACGCGGTCTACGCCGACACGCCCGCCGTCGGCGGATTCGTCCAGCAGGAGCCGTTCGAGTCCGCCCCGGCCACCGAGAAGACCGAAGCCTGGATCTTCTTCGACGACCGCCAGATCTACGTCGCGGCCCGGTGCTGGGAGACGGAACCCTCGAGGCGCGTCGCCAACGAGATGCGGCGGGACACGTCGCAGCTCCGGCAGAACGACACGTTCGCCGTGCTCTTCGACACCTTCCACGACCGCCGCAACGGGTTCCTGTTCTACGCCAACGCCATCGGCGGCTTCGCCGACAGCCAGATCACGGACGAAGGTCCGCCGAACGTGGACTGGAACACGGTGTGGTCGGTGCGCACGGCGGAGTTCGACGGCGGCTGGTCCATCGAGATGGCCATCCCGTTCAAGTCGCTGCGCTACGGGCCGGGCCGCGCCCAGACCTGGGGACTCAACCTTCGCCGCGTGGTGCGCTGGAAGAACGAGTGGTCCTACCTGGCGCAGGTGCCACGCGCCCTCACGACCTTCCGCGGCATCCTCAAGGTGTCGTCGGCCGGGACGCTCACGGGCCTCGAGGCCCCCGTCGGCAGCCGGCTGATCGAGGTGAAGCCGTACGCCCTCGGTGGGGTGTCCTCCGACCGCAGCGTCACGCCCCCCGTGAACGGCGACGTGAAGGGACGGCTCGGCGGCGACTTCAAGTACGGGGTCAGCCAGGACTTCACGCTCGACCTCACGGCCAACACGGACTTCGCGCAGGTGGAAGTGGACGAGCAGCAGGTGAACCTCACGCGGTTCAACCTGTTCTTCCCCGAGAAGCGGGAGTTCTTCCTCGAGGGCGCCGGCACGTTCGCCTTCGCGGGCCGCGCCAGCGCGGGCCTGGCCGCCGGCAGCGGCGACACCCCGTACCTGTTCTTCAGCCGCCGCATCGGCTTGGACGGCGGGCGCGAGGTGCCGCTGGTCGGCGGGGGCCGCCTGGCCGGCAAGCGCGGGCGCACGAGCCTGGGCCTGCTGAACGTGCAGACCGGCGACGAGCCGGCGGCGAACGCCACCGACGCCAACGTCACCGTGGTGCGGGTGAAGCGCGACATCCTGAGGCGCAGCGCGCTCGGCGGCATGCTCACCCACCGCACCGCGACGCCGGGCCGGTCCGGCAGCAACACCGGCTACGGCGTCGACGGCAGCTTCGGCTTCTTCCAGAACCTGCGCCTGGACGGCTACTTGGCCGGCACCCGGAGCGCGCACGTGTCGGGCGACACGCTCAGCTACCGGGGCTTCATGGACTACACCGCCGACCGGTACGGCGTGCAGGTGGAGCGGCTCGAGGTGCAGCCGAACTTCCTGCCGGAGGCCGGGTTCCTCCGGCGGACCGACTTCCGCCGCAACTTCGCATTGGCGAGGTTCAGCCCGCGCCCCCGCGGCGTGCCCCACCTGCGCCGGGTGGTCACGCAGGCGAGCCTGAACTACACGACCAACGTCGGCGCCCGCCTCGACACGCGCGAGCAGGTCGCGCAGGTCCAGACGGAGTTCACGAACAGCGACGTGGCCGCCGCGATCTACACCGACAGCTTCGAGCGGCTCGTCCGGCCGTTCCCGATCGCCCCGGGCGTCCGGATCGCCCCGGGGGCCTACGACTTCCACAACCTGCAGCTGTCCTACACGGCCGGACAGCAGCGCCGGTACTCCGGGGCCGTCGTCTACGACCAGGGCACGTTCTACGACGGGCGCCGGCGCTCGATCGCCCTGAACGCGGCGAGGCTCGAAGTGACGCCGCAGCTCTCGGTCGAGCCCAGCGTCTCGGTGAACGACGTCAGCCTGCGCGCGGGTTCCTTCACGGCCACGGTGCTGCGGTCGCGGCTCACCTACACGATGACGCCCCGAATGTACGTCAGCGGCATCCTCCAGTACAGCTCGACGAACGCGTCGGCCGGCACGAACGTCCGCTTCCGCTGGGAGTACCGCCCTGGCAGCGAGCTGTTCGTCGTCTACACCGACGACTACAACACCGATGCCGCCCCGGACGTCGACACCCTTCGCAACCGGGCGCTCGTGGTGAAGGTGAACCGGCTGTTCCGGCCCTGA
- a CDS encoding DUF302 domain-containing protein: MEETRFGLRVDLPIPYDVAVERATAALKEQGFGVLTTIDLKETLKKKIDRDFRRYVILGACNPVLADRALHAELEIGLLLPCNVAVYEREPGTSTVAAMAPLPAMGLIGNPDVVDVAREADAKLRAMLSRLEQEAAS; the protein is encoded by the coding sequence ATGGAAGAAACCAGGTTCGGGCTTCGGGTCGATCTCCCCATTCCCTACGACGTCGCCGTGGAGCGGGCGACGGCGGCGCTCAAGGAACAGGGGTTCGGCGTCCTGACGACGATCGACCTCAAGGAGACGCTCAAGAAGAAGATCGACCGGGACTTCAGGCGCTACGTCATCCTCGGCGCCTGCAATCCCGTGCTGGCCGATCGCGCCCTGCACGCGGAACTGGAGATCGGGCTGCTGCTGCCGTGCAACGTCGCGGTGTACGAGCGCGAGCCGGGCACGTCCACCGTGGCGGCCATGGCGCCGCTGCCCGCGATGGGCCTCATCGGGAACCCGGACGTCGTGGACGTCGCCCGCGAAGCCGACGCCAAGCTCCGGGCGATGCTCTCGCGACTCGAGCAGGAAGCCGCCAGCTAG